The Rhineura floridana isolate rRhiFlo1 chromosome 10, rRhiFlo1.hap2, whole genome shotgun sequence genome includes a region encoding these proteins:
- the ANO10 gene encoding anoctamin-10 isoform X1, whose protein sequence is MKISWSAYDTFEANFRPLVVVELAKDTKDETKEWLTQKIVEKKKNGGAQLLMKPLVEDGEKIEGNQNIYLVGASHLRLLLGAETVGLVKECNDNTMRAFTYTSRKTFKNFAEDNHDFLTMAECQYIIKHELENLRAKDEKMIPGYPQAKLYPGKSIIRRLTTNGILVQIFPLHDSEELKKIGHTWYRQLKISFQPLDEIRCYFGETIAFYFAFLEYITFALIPMAIIGIPYYIFDWENYDKYVLFAAFNLVWSTVILELWKRCCAVMAYRWGTLLMKRQFEEPRPGFHGVLGINPVTGREEPVYSSFKRQLRIYLVSMPFVCLCLYLSLYVMMVYFDLEYQAHLYHEENQSELSSLILYVPSIIYAVVIEVLNRIYRYAAEFLTSWENHRLESSYQNHLILKVLVFNFLNCFASLFYIAFVLFDMKLLRQSLATLLITSQVLNQCVEAVLPYWLQKRRNKRVKKKVKAMEIDTDLSLFEQVNQEKGMDTYLGTFDDYLELFLQFGYVSLFSCVYPLAAVFAVLNNITEMYSDALKMCRIFKRPFSEPTANIGVWQLAFQTMTVISVVTNCVLIGMSPQVNGLFPDSKVELILIVVLAEHLALAMKFLMAYVIPDKPRHIQIKLARLEFESLEALKQQQMKMAAESLKEQTS, encoded by the exons ATGAAGATAAGCTGGTCTGCGTATGACACATTTGAAGCTAATTTCAGACCATTGGTAGTAGTAGAGCTTGCAAAAGATACCAAAGATGAAACCAAAGAATGGCTGACACAAAAGATAgtagagaagaagaaaaatggag GAGCTCAGCTTCTCATGAAACCCTTGGTGGAAGATGGGGAAAAAATAGAAGGAAACCAGAATATTTATCTTGTGGGAGCATCTCACTTGAGGCTGCTTCTAGGAGCTGAAACGGTGGGGTTGGTGAAAGAATGTAATGATAATACAATGAGAGCCTTTACATATACCAGCAGAAAAACCTTCAAAAATTTTGCGG AGGACAACCATGATTTTCTTACAATGGCAGAGTGTCAGTACATCATCAAACATGAACTAGAAAACCTGAGAGCCAAAGATGAAAAAATGATCCCTGGCTATCCTCAGGCAAAGCTTTATCCAGGAAAGTCAATTA taCGAAGGCTAACAACTAATGGTATTCTGGTTCAGATTTTTCCTCTCCATGACTCAGAAGAATTAAAGAAAATTGGACATACCTGGTATAGACAACTGAAAATTAGCTTCCAACCTTTAG ATGAAATTCGCTGCTATTTTGGTGAAACAATTGCCTTCTACTTTGCCTTTTTGGAGTATATCACATTTGCATTGATTCCAATGGCTATCATTGGGATTCCTTATTATATCTTTGATTGGGAAAACTATGACAAATATGTGCTATTTGCAGCATTCAATCTGGTGTGGTCTACTGTTATCCTTGAACTCTGGAAGCGGTGTTGTGCTGTAATGGCCTACAGGTGGGGGACGTTGTTGATGAAGCGACAGTTTGAGGAACCCAGGCCAGGGTTTCATGGTGTTTTAGGTATCAATCCTGTGACTGGGAGAGAAGAGCCAGTCTACTCCAGCTTCAAAAGACAGTTACGAATTTATTTAGTCTCTATGCCATTTGTGTGCCTTTGTCTCTATCTCTCGCTTTACGTCATGATGGTTTACTTTGACTTGGAATACCAGGCACATTTATATCATGAAGAGAACCAATCCGAGTTAAGCAGCTTGATATTATATGTGCCCAGCATAATTTATGCTGTTGTGATTGAAGTTCTAAACCGCATCTATAGATATGCTGCAGAGTTCTTAACCTCATGGG AAAACCATCGATTGGAGTCTTCATATCAGAATCACTTAATTCTGAAAGTCTTGGTG TTCAACTTTTTAAACTGCTTTGCATCTTTATTCTACATTGCTTTCGTCTTGTTTGATATGAAACTTTTGAGACAG AGTTTGGCAACTTTGCTGATAACTTCACAAGTCCTTAATCAATGTGTAGAAGCTGTACTGCCTTATTGGCTCCAAAAGAGACGGAATAAGAGGGTAAAGAAAAAGGTGAAAgcaatggaaatagatactgacCTGTCTTTATTTGAGCAAGTTAATCAGGAAAAAGGGATGGATACCTATCTG GGTACTTTTGATGATTATTTGGAATTGTTCTTACAGTTTGGCTATGTGAGCCTTTTTTCATGTGTCTACCCTTTGGCAGCTGTTTTTGCAGtgctaaacaacatcacagagaTGTATTCTGATGCCTTAAAAATGTGCAGGATCTTTAAACGTCCATTTTCAGAGCCCACTGCAAATATAGGTGTATGGCAG TTGGCTTTTCAGACTATGACTGTCATATCAGTGGTTACCAATTGTGTCCTTATTGGCATGTCACCCCAAGTAAATGGACTTTTCCCAGACTCAAAGGTAGAACTTATCCTGATTGTGGTGTTGGCAGAG
- the ANO10 gene encoding anoctamin-10 isoform X3: MKISWSAYDTFEANFRPLVVVELAKDTKDETKEWLTQKIVEKKKNGGAQLLMKPLVEDGEKIEGNQNIYLVGASHLRLLLGAETVGLVKECNDNTMRAFTYTSRKTFKNFAEDNHDFLTMAECQYIIKHELENLRAKDEKMIPGYPQAKLYPGKSIIRRLTTNGILVQIFPLHDSEELKKIGHTWYRQLKISFQPLDEIRCYFGETIAFYFAFLEYITFALIPMAIIGIPYYIFDWENYDKYVLFAAFNLVWSTVILELWKRCCAVMAYRWGTLLMKRQFEEPRPGFHGVLGINPVTGREEPVYSSFKRQLRIYLVSMPFVCLCLYLSLYVMMVYFDLEYQAHLYHEENQSELSSLILYVPSIIYAVVIEVLNRIYRYAAEFLTSWENHRLESSYQNHLILKVLVFNFLNCFASLFYIAFVLFDMKLLRQSLATLLITSQVLNQCVEAVLPYWLQKRRNKRVKKKVKAMEIDTDLSLFEQVNQEKGMDTYLGTFDDYLELFLQFGYVSLFSCVYPLAAVFAVLNNITEMYSDALKMCRIFKRPFSEPTANIGVWQLAFQTMTVISVVTNCVLIGMSPQVNGLFPDSKVELILIVVLAEHLALAMKFLMAYVIPDKPRHIQIKLARLEFESLEALKQQTAP, translated from the exons ATGAAGATAAGCTGGTCTGCGTATGACACATTTGAAGCTAATTTCAGACCATTGGTAGTAGTAGAGCTTGCAAAAGATACCAAAGATGAAACCAAAGAATGGCTGACACAAAAGATAgtagagaagaagaaaaatggag GAGCTCAGCTTCTCATGAAACCCTTGGTGGAAGATGGGGAAAAAATAGAAGGAAACCAGAATATTTATCTTGTGGGAGCATCTCACTTGAGGCTGCTTCTAGGAGCTGAAACGGTGGGGTTGGTGAAAGAATGTAATGATAATACAATGAGAGCCTTTACATATACCAGCAGAAAAACCTTCAAAAATTTTGCGG AGGACAACCATGATTTTCTTACAATGGCAGAGTGTCAGTACATCATCAAACATGAACTAGAAAACCTGAGAGCCAAAGATGAAAAAATGATCCCTGGCTATCCTCAGGCAAAGCTTTATCCAGGAAAGTCAATTA taCGAAGGCTAACAACTAATGGTATTCTGGTTCAGATTTTTCCTCTCCATGACTCAGAAGAATTAAAGAAAATTGGACATACCTGGTATAGACAACTGAAAATTAGCTTCCAACCTTTAG ATGAAATTCGCTGCTATTTTGGTGAAACAATTGCCTTCTACTTTGCCTTTTTGGAGTATATCACATTTGCATTGATTCCAATGGCTATCATTGGGATTCCTTATTATATCTTTGATTGGGAAAACTATGACAAATATGTGCTATTTGCAGCATTCAATCTGGTGTGGTCTACTGTTATCCTTGAACTCTGGAAGCGGTGTTGTGCTGTAATGGCCTACAGGTGGGGGACGTTGTTGATGAAGCGACAGTTTGAGGAACCCAGGCCAGGGTTTCATGGTGTTTTAGGTATCAATCCTGTGACTGGGAGAGAAGAGCCAGTCTACTCCAGCTTCAAAAGACAGTTACGAATTTATTTAGTCTCTATGCCATTTGTGTGCCTTTGTCTCTATCTCTCGCTTTACGTCATGATGGTTTACTTTGACTTGGAATACCAGGCACATTTATATCATGAAGAGAACCAATCCGAGTTAAGCAGCTTGATATTATATGTGCCCAGCATAATTTATGCTGTTGTGATTGAAGTTCTAAACCGCATCTATAGATATGCTGCAGAGTTCTTAACCTCATGGG AAAACCATCGATTGGAGTCTTCATATCAGAATCACTTAATTCTGAAAGTCTTGGTG TTCAACTTTTTAAACTGCTTTGCATCTTTATTCTACATTGCTTTCGTCTTGTTTGATATGAAACTTTTGAGACAG AGTTTGGCAACTTTGCTGATAACTTCACAAGTCCTTAATCAATGTGTAGAAGCTGTACTGCCTTATTGGCTCCAAAAGAGACGGAATAAGAGGGTAAAGAAAAAGGTGAAAgcaatggaaatagatactgacCTGTCTTTATTTGAGCAAGTTAATCAGGAAAAAGGGATGGATACCTATCTG GGTACTTTTGATGATTATTTGGAATTGTTCTTACAGTTTGGCTATGTGAGCCTTTTTTCATGTGTCTACCCTTTGGCAGCTGTTTTTGCAGtgctaaacaacatcacagagaTGTATTCTGATGCCTTAAAAATGTGCAGGATCTTTAAACGTCCATTTTCAGAGCCCACTGCAAATATAGGTGTATGGCAG TTGGCTTTTCAGACTATGACTGTCATATCAGTGGTTACCAATTGTGTCCTTATTGGCATGTCACCCCAAGTAAATGGACTTTTCCCAGACTCAAAGGTAGAACTTATCCTGATTGTGGTGTTGGCAGAG
- the ANO10 gene encoding anoctamin-10 isoform X2, whose translation MKISWSAYDTFEANFRPLVVVELAKDTKDETKEWLTQKIVEKKKNGGAQLLMKPLVEDGEKIEGNQNIYLVGASHLRLLLGAETVGLVKECNDNTMRAFTYTSRKTFKNFAEDNHDFLTMAECQYIIKHELENLRAKDEKMIPGYPQAKLYPGKSIIRRLTTNGILVQIFPLHDSEELKKIGHTWYRQLKISFQPLDEIRCYFGETIAFYFAFLEYITFALIPMAIIGIPYYIFDWENYDKYVLFAAFNLVWSTVILELWKRCCAVMAYRWGTLLMKRQFEEPRPGFHGVLGINPVTGREEPVYSSFKRQLRIYLVSMPFVCLCLYLSLYVMMVYFDLEYQAHLYHEENQSELSSLILYVPSIIYAVVIEVLNRIYRYAAEFLTSWENHRLESSYQNHLILKVLVFNFLNCFASLFYIAFVLFDMKLLRQSLATLLITSQVLNQCVEAVLPYWLQKRRNKRVKKKVKAMEIDTDLSLFEQVNQEKGMDTYLGTFDDYLELFLQFGYVSLFSCVYPLAAVFAVLNNITEMYSDALKMCRIFKRPFSEPTANIGVWQLAFQTMTVISVVTNCVLIGMSPQVNGLFPDSKVELILIVVLAEHLALAMKFLMAYVIPDKPRHIQIKLARLEFESLEALKQQISLD comes from the exons ATGAAGATAAGCTGGTCTGCGTATGACACATTTGAAGCTAATTTCAGACCATTGGTAGTAGTAGAGCTTGCAAAAGATACCAAAGATGAAACCAAAGAATGGCTGACACAAAAGATAgtagagaagaagaaaaatggag GAGCTCAGCTTCTCATGAAACCCTTGGTGGAAGATGGGGAAAAAATAGAAGGAAACCAGAATATTTATCTTGTGGGAGCATCTCACTTGAGGCTGCTTCTAGGAGCTGAAACGGTGGGGTTGGTGAAAGAATGTAATGATAATACAATGAGAGCCTTTACATATACCAGCAGAAAAACCTTCAAAAATTTTGCGG AGGACAACCATGATTTTCTTACAATGGCAGAGTGTCAGTACATCATCAAACATGAACTAGAAAACCTGAGAGCCAAAGATGAAAAAATGATCCCTGGCTATCCTCAGGCAAAGCTTTATCCAGGAAAGTCAATTA taCGAAGGCTAACAACTAATGGTATTCTGGTTCAGATTTTTCCTCTCCATGACTCAGAAGAATTAAAGAAAATTGGACATACCTGGTATAGACAACTGAAAATTAGCTTCCAACCTTTAG ATGAAATTCGCTGCTATTTTGGTGAAACAATTGCCTTCTACTTTGCCTTTTTGGAGTATATCACATTTGCATTGATTCCAATGGCTATCATTGGGATTCCTTATTATATCTTTGATTGGGAAAACTATGACAAATATGTGCTATTTGCAGCATTCAATCTGGTGTGGTCTACTGTTATCCTTGAACTCTGGAAGCGGTGTTGTGCTGTAATGGCCTACAGGTGGGGGACGTTGTTGATGAAGCGACAGTTTGAGGAACCCAGGCCAGGGTTTCATGGTGTTTTAGGTATCAATCCTGTGACTGGGAGAGAAGAGCCAGTCTACTCCAGCTTCAAAAGACAGTTACGAATTTATTTAGTCTCTATGCCATTTGTGTGCCTTTGTCTCTATCTCTCGCTTTACGTCATGATGGTTTACTTTGACTTGGAATACCAGGCACATTTATATCATGAAGAGAACCAATCCGAGTTAAGCAGCTTGATATTATATGTGCCCAGCATAATTTATGCTGTTGTGATTGAAGTTCTAAACCGCATCTATAGATATGCTGCAGAGTTCTTAACCTCATGGG AAAACCATCGATTGGAGTCTTCATATCAGAATCACTTAATTCTGAAAGTCTTGGTG TTCAACTTTTTAAACTGCTTTGCATCTTTATTCTACATTGCTTTCGTCTTGTTTGATATGAAACTTTTGAGACAG AGTTTGGCAACTTTGCTGATAACTTCACAAGTCCTTAATCAATGTGTAGAAGCTGTACTGCCTTATTGGCTCCAAAAGAGACGGAATAAGAGGGTAAAGAAAAAGGTGAAAgcaatggaaatagatactgacCTGTCTTTATTTGAGCAAGTTAATCAGGAAAAAGGGATGGATACCTATCTG GGTACTTTTGATGATTATTTGGAATTGTTCTTACAGTTTGGCTATGTGAGCCTTTTTTCATGTGTCTACCCTTTGGCAGCTGTTTTTGCAGtgctaaacaacatcacagagaTGTATTCTGATGCCTTAAAAATGTGCAGGATCTTTAAACGTCCATTTTCAGAGCCCACTGCAAATATAGGTGTATGGCAG TTGGCTTTTCAGACTATGACTGTCATATCAGTGGTTACCAATTGTGTCCTTATTGGCATGTCACCCCAAGTAAATGGACTTTTCCCAGACTCAAAGGTAGAACTTATCCTGATTGTGGTGTTGGCAGAG
- the ANO10 gene encoding anoctamin-10 isoform X4, whose product MKISWSAYDTFEANFRPLVVVELAKDTKDETKEWLTQKIVEKKKNGEDNHDFLTMAECQYIIKHELENLRAKDEKMIPGYPQAKLYPGKSIIRRLTTNGILVQIFPLHDSEELKKIGHTWYRQLKISFQPLDEIRCYFGETIAFYFAFLEYITFALIPMAIIGIPYYIFDWENYDKYVLFAAFNLVWSTVILELWKRCCAVMAYRWGTLLMKRQFEEPRPGFHGVLGINPVTGREEPVYSSFKRQLRIYLVSMPFVCLCLYLSLYVMMVYFDLEYQAHLYHEENQSELSSLILYVPSIIYAVVIEVLNRIYRYAAEFLTSWENHRLESSYQNHLILKVLVFNFLNCFASLFYIAFVLFDMKLLRQSLATLLITSQVLNQCVEAVLPYWLQKRRNKRVKKKVKAMEIDTDLSLFEQVNQEKGMDTYLGTFDDYLELFLQFGYVSLFSCVYPLAAVFAVLNNITEMYSDALKMCRIFKRPFSEPTANIGVWQLAFQTMTVISVVTNCVLIGMSPQVNGLFPDSKVELILIVVLAEHLALAMKFLMAYVIPDKPRHIQIKLARLEFESLEALKQQQMKMAAESLKEQTS is encoded by the exons ATGAAGATAAGCTGGTCTGCGTATGACACATTTGAAGCTAATTTCAGACCATTGGTAGTAGTAGAGCTTGCAAAAGATACCAAAGATGAAACCAAAGAATGGCTGACACAAAAGATAgtagagaagaagaaaaatggag AGGACAACCATGATTTTCTTACAATGGCAGAGTGTCAGTACATCATCAAACATGAACTAGAAAACCTGAGAGCCAAAGATGAAAAAATGATCCCTGGCTATCCTCAGGCAAAGCTTTATCCAGGAAAGTCAATTA taCGAAGGCTAACAACTAATGGTATTCTGGTTCAGATTTTTCCTCTCCATGACTCAGAAGAATTAAAGAAAATTGGACATACCTGGTATAGACAACTGAAAATTAGCTTCCAACCTTTAG ATGAAATTCGCTGCTATTTTGGTGAAACAATTGCCTTCTACTTTGCCTTTTTGGAGTATATCACATTTGCATTGATTCCAATGGCTATCATTGGGATTCCTTATTATATCTTTGATTGGGAAAACTATGACAAATATGTGCTATTTGCAGCATTCAATCTGGTGTGGTCTACTGTTATCCTTGAACTCTGGAAGCGGTGTTGTGCTGTAATGGCCTACAGGTGGGGGACGTTGTTGATGAAGCGACAGTTTGAGGAACCCAGGCCAGGGTTTCATGGTGTTTTAGGTATCAATCCTGTGACTGGGAGAGAAGAGCCAGTCTACTCCAGCTTCAAAAGACAGTTACGAATTTATTTAGTCTCTATGCCATTTGTGTGCCTTTGTCTCTATCTCTCGCTTTACGTCATGATGGTTTACTTTGACTTGGAATACCAGGCACATTTATATCATGAAGAGAACCAATCCGAGTTAAGCAGCTTGATATTATATGTGCCCAGCATAATTTATGCTGTTGTGATTGAAGTTCTAAACCGCATCTATAGATATGCTGCAGAGTTCTTAACCTCATGGG AAAACCATCGATTGGAGTCTTCATATCAGAATCACTTAATTCTGAAAGTCTTGGTG TTCAACTTTTTAAACTGCTTTGCATCTTTATTCTACATTGCTTTCGTCTTGTTTGATATGAAACTTTTGAGACAG AGTTTGGCAACTTTGCTGATAACTTCACAAGTCCTTAATCAATGTGTAGAAGCTGTACTGCCTTATTGGCTCCAAAAGAGACGGAATAAGAGGGTAAAGAAAAAGGTGAAAgcaatggaaatagatactgacCTGTCTTTATTTGAGCAAGTTAATCAGGAAAAAGGGATGGATACCTATCTG GGTACTTTTGATGATTATTTGGAATTGTTCTTACAGTTTGGCTATGTGAGCCTTTTTTCATGTGTCTACCCTTTGGCAGCTGTTTTTGCAGtgctaaacaacatcacagagaTGTATTCTGATGCCTTAAAAATGTGCAGGATCTTTAAACGTCCATTTTCAGAGCCCACTGCAAATATAGGTGTATGGCAG TTGGCTTTTCAGACTATGACTGTCATATCAGTGGTTACCAATTGTGTCCTTATTGGCATGTCACCCCAAGTAAATGGACTTTTCCCAGACTCAAAGGTAGAACTTATCCTGATTGTGGTGTTGGCAGAG